Proteins from one Gasterosteus aculeatus chromosome 11, fGasAcu3.hap1.1, whole genome shotgun sequence genomic window:
- the arhgap23a gene encoding rho GTPase-activating protein 23 isoform X10: protein MDQGKGRRDGLSSAGDNPRPPMATRPGREGVGVGWKGPRTLVLHKNSLGFGFTLRHFIVYPPESALHTNLKDEENGNAKGYQKGRLEPMDTIFVKSVREKGPAHQAGLCTGDRLVKVNGESVLGKTYSQVIALIQNSESVLELSIMPKDEDVLQLVSAYSQDAYLTGNEPYAGGAEYLPPPPPLCYPPTKATTPAGAPSPGSMCQNQLDNWGRWPSSSSPSSPLDNRSAVGSPASWQEGRAGEPGGVGHSSPAHRTEEIQYGMTSQQPQGQTRGRSYSSSSSSGGPLPSPLQVHYSNHHAASSSHAQPRKSGSARTGPPQPQVSHGHTERRQQALSEWYHNQAPERSGRNMQSRHRSFSQDRLSDSRRQQQQRSGGWPHSASQDTLLLLQQSGPGPQGEPYWSYGDWEGAPGRATNYTRTRSENLLAQYGGHGRSLETLDRAAAGLVSPHFERPSWPQQAPQPPPRTDAHPRQGNHYGAAQAPPMPRHTPSHSKHHPQTQTQAHHQAQSQQVAPQSRRLPTGQSMDDQPVGYRSYSPSFYRKTGRIMQQAHSFRDPSYSGPHMNWNPTPKTSPPEGTASPLAASAASHLASSTPESQDKAYRPTNHERERGPVEGQAEAAAAAQTQEVVLRQKPPTGRRNAHGMRHPHYALPMDGLEPSLFSPDPQDAATAPGAPRKPNGNLAPLPIEDDSLASIPFIDEPTSPGADLRARHVPASSVVSSGMNSAPAVVTGPASPTFTFPLTRLFSQDCSSIKPGRRSSYLLAIPTERSKSCDEGLNTFREEGRVFTRLPKRVKSFFTDGSLDNLGTAEEVRSKRHSTSELGNITYSDVLREGWLHFKQILTEKGKKVGSGMRPWKRVFSVLRSNSLFLYKDKREAVLRGAAVGGAAEDEQPISIRGCLVDIAYSETKRKHALRLTTQDFCEYLLQAEDREDMLDWIKVIRENSKTDSEELGLSRQALINKRLNDYRKQSPTGSKPDSSPRMSRMKPPFLQAKMENATGAPRSPKQEGKDESAPPKSPWGINIMKKTKKAGPKAFGVRLEDCQPGVINKFIPLIVEICCGLVEDMGLEYTGIYRVPGNNAMVSALQDQLNKGCDINPAEEKWQDLNVVSSLLKSFFRKLPEPLFTNDKYNDFIDANRMDSTSDRLKTMKKLIRDLPDYYYHTLKFLVVHLKTVADSSDKNKMEPRNLALVFGPTLVRTSEDNMKDMVTHMPDRYKIVETLIQHCNWFFTEEQDKDEKTPVDTQDVQPAPNIDHLLPNIGRTGEASDSTNSDSAKSKGSWGSKKDLSPKDFLTLSIMSAVTGRKRRKHARRFGSSTDDDSEHEPIKAGHVGAEEEEEEEAGSPLGDTAPRAEGEEDEDEEEEEDEEVVDSGAKEEMQADIPGRPRREDEEEGGEEEAGGRPPAALLREEEARVEVKAPAWKAPEDARSIVSGYSTLSTLGRSLGSEGRGGDADDEHSELVSETDNESGFASRSLTQERPDKHPAASDKHPAAPANAQAAPRSFLYTRYKSPVPSPGNLLATPAAPTPEAADRGEGGARSVTPTSSSSSATTHRLHSRPSFNSHKLIQCDTLARKKLKSEKGKARSPDLPELSGADGAVPGARGAPKGRRESSRTNPSSGSSQESLARPKPSLPPSEAASFAPSGPGGRSLAEHVRARLMGSADDLRIVGLRKPLSPETRRKRRAWRRHTVVASPTEVSDKRPQLTVSDFPLSPITQSQVKTAGPPRESDGLDQGPAARHSSTSRFHQYL from the exons GATGAGGAGAACGGTAACGCTAAGG GGTACCAGAAAGGTCGACTGGAGCCGATGGACACCATATTTGTGAAGAGTGTGAGGGAAAAAGGGCCGGCCCATCAGGCGGGCTTGTGCACAG GGGATCGGCTGGTGAAAGTGAACGGAGAGAGTGTTCTGGGAAAGACGTACTCGCAGGTGATAGCCCTCATTCAGAACAG TGAAAGTGTGTTGGAACTCTCCATTATGCCAAAGGATGAAGACGTGCTTCAGTTGGTAAGT gCGTACTCCCAGGATGCCTACCTGACGGGCAACGAGCCCTACGCAGGGGGAGCCGAGTACCTCCCACCACCGCCTCCCCTCTGTTACCCGCCCACCAAGGCCACGACCCCGGCTGGAGCCCCCTCGCCTGGCTCCATGTGCCAGAACCAGCTGGATAATTGGGGTCGCTGGCCAAGCTCTTCCAGCCCCTCTTCGCCCCTGGACAACCGCTCCGCCGTGGGCAGCCCCGCCAGCTGGCAGGAAGGACGGGCAGGAGAGCCGGGCGGCGTGGGTCACAGCAGCCCGGCCCACCGCACGGAGGAGATCCAGTACGGCATGACCAGCCAGCAGCCTCAGGGGCAGACCAGGGGCCGCTCCTACTCTTCGTCGTCCTCGTCAGGAGGCCCTTTGCCCAGCCCGCTGCAAGTCCACTACTCAAACCACCACGCCGCCAGCTCCTCCCACGCTCAGCCGCGCAAGTCCGGCTCGGCCCGGACCGGTCCCCCCCAGCCCCAGGTCAGCCATGGCCACACCGAGCGCCGCCAGCAGGCCCTCTCCGAGTGGTACCACAACCAGGCCCCCGAGCGCTCAGGCCGCAACATGCAGAGCCGCCACCGCAGCTTCTCTCAGGACCGGCTCAGTGATtcgaggaggcagcagcagcagcggtcgGGCGGGTGGCCGCACAGCGCCTCCCAGGACACGCTGCTGTTACTGCAGCAGTCGGGACCGGGGCCGCAGGGAGAGCCCTACTGGTCGTACGGAGATTGGGAGGGGGCCCCGGGCAGGGCCACTAACTACACCCGAACGCGCTCCGAAAACCTGCTGGCGCAGTACGGTGGCCACGGCCGCTCGTTGGAGACGCTGGACCGAGCGGCAGCCGGACTGGTCTCGCCTCATTTCGAGAGGCCCTCGTGGCCCCAGCAGGCTCCGCAGCCGCCCCCCAGGACTGACGCCCACCCGAGGCAGGGGAACCATTACGGTGCGGCGCAAGCTCCCCCGATGCCCCGACACACACCGTCGCATTCTAAACACCACCCCCAGACTCAAACCCAGGCCCACCACCAGGCTCAGTCCCAGCAGGTGGCCCCGCAGAGCAGGCGGCTCCCGACTGGGCAGAGCATGGACGACCAGCCGGTGGGCTACCGCAGCTACAGCCCCTCTTTTTACCGCAAGACGGGTCGCATCATGCAGCAAGCGCACTCTTTCAGGGACCCTTCGTACTCCGGCCCTCACATGAACTGGAACCCAACGCCTAAGACGAGCCCACCAGAAGGCACCGCGTCCCCCCTCGCCGCCTCTGCCGCGTCCCACCTCGCCTCTTCCACCCCCGAATCCCAGGACAAAGCGTACCGGCCGACGAACCACGAGAGGGAACGAGGGCCGGTGGAGGGGCaagcggaggcggcggcggcggcacaaACCCAGGAAGTGGTGCTGAGGCAGAAACCCCCCACCGGGCGAAGGAACGCCCACGGCATGCGTCACCCCCACTACGCGCTGCCCATGGACGGGCTAGAACCCTCTTTGTTTTCGCCTGACCCCCAGGACGCGGCTACGGCCCCGGGAGCCCCACGGAAACCCAATGGCaacctcgcccccctccccatagAGGACGACTCCCTGGCCTCGATCCCCTTCATAG ATGAGCCGACCAGCCCAGGTGCTGATTTGCGCGCCCGCCACGTGCCGGCGTCCTCCGTGGTGTCCAGCGGCATGAACTCGGCGCCCGCCGTGGTCACCGGCCCCGCCTCCCCCACATTCACCTTCCCCCTTACTAGACTCTTCTCGCAGGACTGca GCAGTATTAAACCCGGTCGCCGTTCCTCCTATCTTCTAGCCATCCCCACCGAGCGCTCCAAGTCGTGTGACGAAGGACTCAACACGTTCAGAGAGGAAGGACGAGTCTTCAC GAGGCTACCAAAGAGAGTGAAGAGTTTCTTCACAGATGGG TCTCTGGACAACCTCGGTACAGCGGAGGAGGTTAGATCCAAACGCCACTCCACCTCAGAGCTGGGAAACATAACGTACAGCGATGTGCTGCGGGAAGGATGGCTGCACTTCAAACAAATCCTCACGGAGAAGGGCAAG AAGGTGGGCAGCGGAATGCGTCCGTGGAAGCGAGTCTTTTCCGTGCTGCGCTCCAATTCGCTGTTCCTCTACAAGGACAAGAGGGAGGCGGTGCTCCGCGGGGCCGCGGTCGGGGGCGCGGCCGAGGACGAGCAGCCCATCAGCATCCGGGGCTGCCTGGTGGACATCGCGTACAGCGAGACCAAGCGAAAGCACGCCCTGCGCCTCACCACCCAGGACTTCTGTGAGTACCTGCTTCAGGCCGAGGACCGGGAGGACATGCTGGACTGGATAAAGGTCATAAGGGAGAACAGCAAGACTGACAGCGAG GAGCTCGGTTTATCCAGACAGGCCCTGATCAATAAGAGGCTGAATGATTACAGGAAGCAGAG TCCGACGGGCAGCAAGCCCGACTCCTCTCCCAGGATGTCCCGCATGAAGCCGCCCTTCCTGCAGGCCAAGATGGAAAACGCCACGGGGGCACCACGTTCCCCCAAACAGGAGGGCAAAG ATGAGAGCGCCCCCCCGAAGTCCCCGTGGGGAATCAACATCatgaagaagacaaagaaggCCGGGCCCAAAGCTTTCGGCGTGCGGCTGGAGGATTGCCAGCCGGGCGTGATAAACAAG TTCATCCCGTTGATCGTGGAGATCTGCTGCGGCCTGGTGGAGGACATGGGTCTGGAGTACACAGGAATATACCGGGTCCCGGGGAACAACGCCATGGTGTCGGCGCTCCAGGATCAGCTCAACAAGGGATGCGACATCAACCCCGCAGAGGAA AAGTGGCAAGACCTCAACGTCGTCAGCAGTCTACTCAAATCCTTCTTCAGGAAACTTCCAGAGCCGCTCTTCACTAACG ACAAGTACAACGACTTCATCGACGCCAACCGGATGGACAGCACATCAGACAGACTGAAGACCATGAAGAAACTG ATCCGAGACCTCCCAGATTATTATTACCACACTCTGAAGTTCCTGGTTGTTCACCTGAAGACCGTAGCCGACAGCTCGGATAAAAACAAG aTGGAGCCCCGTAACCTGGCTCTGGTGTTCGGGCCGACTCTGGTTCGGACGTCTGAAGACAACATGAAAGATATGGTCACGCACATGCCCGACCGCTACAAGATAGTTGAGACGCTCATCCAACAT TGCAACTGGTTTTTCACTGAAGAGCAAGACAAGGACGAAAAG ACGCCGGTGGACACGCAGGACGTGCAGCCCGCCCCCAACATCGACCACCTGCTGCCCAACATCGGCAGGACCGGGGAGGCCTCAG ACTCAACCAACAGTGACTCGGCTAAATCAAAG GGCTCTTGGGGGTCAAAGAAGGACCTTTCACCCAAAGACTTCTTGACTCTGTCCATCATGTCGGCCGTTACGGGCCGCAAACGCAGGAAGCACGCCCGCCGCTTTGGTAGCAGCACCGATGACGACTCCGAGCACGAGCCAATCAAAGCCGGACATGtaggggcggaggaggaggaggaggaggaggcgggctcCCCTTTGGGAGACACTGCCCCCCGagcggagggagaggaggacgaggatgaagaagaagaggaagacgaggaagtTGTTGACAGCGGAGCGAAAGAGGAGATGCAGGCGGATATTCCCGGCCGGCCGCGCcgtgaagacgaggaggagggaggcgaggaggaggcaggaggaagaCCACCAGCCGCGTTGTTGCGCGAGGAGGAGGCgcgggtggaggtgaaggcTCCGGCGTGGAAAGCCCCGGAGGACGCTCGCTCCATCGTCTCCGGTTACTCCACGCTCTCCACGTTGGGCCGCAGCCTGGGGTCGGAGGGCAGGGGGGGCGACGCCGACGACGAGCACAGCGAGCTGGTGAGCGAGACGGACAACGAGAGCGGCTTCGCCTCGCGCTCCCTCACCCAGGAGAGGCCCGACAAGCACCCGGCGGCGTCCGACAAGCACCCGGCGGCGCCCGCCAACGCCCAGGCGGCCCCGCGCAGCTTCCTCTACACGCGCTACAaatcccccgtcccctcccccgGCAACCTGCTCGCCACGCCGGCCGCGCCCACGCCGGAGGCGGCGGATCGGGGCGAGGGAGGGGCGCGGTCGGTCACTCCcacgtcgtcgtcctcctccgccaCAACTCACAGGCTGCACTCCAGGCCGTCCTTCAACTCCCACAAGCTGATCCAGTGCGACACTCTGGCCCGGAAGAAGCTGAAGTCGGAGAAGGGCAAGGCGCGCTCCCCGGACCTGCCGGAGCTGTCCGGCGCCGACGGGGCCGTCCCCGGGGCCCGCGGCGCCCccaaagggaggagggagagctcTAGGACCAACCCCTCCTCGGGCAGCAGCCAGGAGAGCCTGGCCCGGCCCAAGCCCTCGCTGCCGCCCAGCGAGGCCGCCTCCTTCGCCCCGAGCGGCCCCGGCGGCCGGTCCCTGGCGGAGCACGTCCGGGCCCGCCTGATGGGCTCGGCCGACGACCTGCGCATCGTGGGACTGCGGAAGCCTCTGTCCCCGGAGACGCGCAGGAAGAGACGGGCCTGGCGCAGACACACCGTGGTGGCCTCGCCGACGGAGGTCTCTGACAAGAGACCCCAGCTGACTGTCAGCGacttccccctctcccccatcaCTCAGAGCCAGGTGAAAACTGCGGGGCCGCCGCGGGAGTCCGACGGGCTCGACCAAGGACCGGCGGCACGCCACTCGTCCACCTCGAGATTCCACCAGTATCTGTGA